Proteins from one Microcoleus sp. bin38.metabat.b11b12b14.051 genomic window:
- a CDS encoding M48 family metallopeptidase — protein MLNIPLIGLKADQFRHPLDLEATNTLKQLPGLDLMVRQLLGQLGEQFFMLENLASSVQVGENQLPHLHQLLVEACKTLDLEVPQLYVRQHPMPNAYTFAMRGKQPFVVMHTSLIDLLTDEEVKAVIAHELGHLKCEHGVYLTLANLIVLAAGQISPLGAVFAQGLQAQMLEWLRCAEFTCDRAALLATQDPRVVASVLMKLAGGSPTLAPKLNVDAFLAQARAYDDLSSTELGEMLKQAQTAQLSHPVPVLRAREIDRWASSKNYESLLAQSRSVCYDSEATKKGGWRNW, from the coding sequence ATGTTGAACATCCCCCTCATCGGCTTAAAAGCAGACCAGTTTCGGCACCCGCTAGACTTGGAAGCTACCAACACACTCAAACAACTACCCGGCCTGGATTTGATGGTGCGACAGTTGCTGGGACAACTGGGCGAACAGTTTTTCATGCTCGAAAATTTGGCTTCCAGCGTTCAAGTCGGGGAAAATCAACTGCCACACCTGCATCAATTACTGGTGGAGGCTTGCAAAACTCTGGATTTGGAAGTGCCGCAGCTTTATGTCCGCCAGCATCCGATGCCGAATGCTTACACCTTTGCGATGCGCGGAAAACAGCCTTTTGTGGTGATGCACACTTCGCTGATTGATTTGCTCACTGACGAGGAAGTGAAGGCCGTAATCGCTCACGAGTTGGGACATTTGAAGTGCGAGCACGGAGTTTACCTGACTCTGGCTAATTTAATAGTCTTAGCCGCTGGTCAAATTTCACCTTTGGGCGCGGTGTTCGCTCAAGGTTTGCAGGCGCAAATGTTGGAATGGTTGCGTTGTGCAGAATTTACGTGCGATCGCGCCGCCCTACTCGCCACCCAAGACCCCAGAGTGGTAGCATCGGTGTTGATGAAACTGGCCGGAGGTTCGCCCACGTTAGCACCGAAACTCAATGTTGATGCGTTTTTGGCGCAGGCGCGAGCCTATGACGACCTCAGCAGTACAGAACTTGGGGAAATGTTGAAGCAAGCTCAAACCGCTCAGTTATCCCATCCTGTACCAGTATTGCGCGCCAGAGAGATCGATCGCTGGGCAAGTTCAAAAAATTATGAATCTTTGCTTGCACAAAGTCGATCGGTATGTTACGATAGTGAAGCCACGAAAAAGGGCGGGTGGCGAAATTGGTAG
- a CDS encoding DMT family transporter, translating into MNFIGEIAGLGAAFVWALSSIIWQRVGQQIPAVVLNLLKGAIALCMIFATILILGKSLPAVNPNILTMLLISGALGIGIGDTAWFIVLKYLGARRALLLETLSPPLTALLGLIFLQEKLSPIACIGILLTICGIAWVIAERTAETTLPSKHLWQGLGISLLGQTAHATGAILSRAAFTQIDIDPLWTVALRLSGGMVVMLCFLNRRNLDSFQQLKVPKILGAIIVAAFLGTYLGIFLQQTSLKYAPAAIAQALSSTSPLFVLPLAVLAGEKVSLRAVVGVVCAIAGIALLLGLR; encoded by the coding sequence ATGAATTTTATCGGTGAAATTGCTGGTTTAGGTGCTGCATTTGTCTGGGCCCTATCTTCCATAATCTGGCAGCGAGTAGGACAGCAAATCCCCGCAGTTGTACTAAACTTGCTCAAAGGCGCGATCGCCCTGTGCATGATTTTTGCCACAATACTGATTTTAGGCAAATCCTTACCAGCAGTCAACCCCAATATCTTAACAATGCTGCTCATCAGCGGCGCCCTAGGAATTGGCATCGGAGACACAGCTTGGTTTATCGTCTTAAAATATTTAGGCGCGAGGCGAGCGCTGCTTTTAGAAACCCTATCTCCCCCCTTAACAGCATTATTAGGCTTGATATTTTTACAAGAAAAACTATCGCCCATTGCTTGTATAGGCATTCTTTTAACAATCTGCGGCATAGCTTGGGTAATTGCCGAAAGAACCGCCGAAACAACCTTACCATCAAAACATCTTTGGCAAGGATTAGGCATTAGTTTATTAGGACAAACAGCCCACGCCACCGGAGCTATTTTATCCCGCGCCGCCTTCACTCAAATAGATATCGATCCGCTATGGACAGTAGCGTTGCGTTTGAGTGGTGGTATGGTAGTTATGCTGTGCTTTCTCAACCGCAGAAACCTTGACAGTTTCCAACAATTAAAAGTACCCAAAATATTAGGTGCAATAATTGTAGCAGCTTTTCTAGGAACCTATCTCGGAATTTTCCTGCAACAGACTTCCCTGAAATATGCACCCGCCGCTATCGCTCAAGCGCTCAGTTCTACCAGTCCCCTGTTTGTGCTGCCTTTAGCCGTGCTTGCAGGCGAGAAAGTTAGTCTCCGGGCTGTTGTGGGCGTGGTTTGTGCGATCGCTGGCATCGCGCTATTATTGGGTTTGAGGTGA
- a CDS encoding heavy metal-responsive transcriptional regulator — protein MNISVAEKLYKIGSVAACSGLSVKTVRYYEEMGLLSPAVKRSPAGYRLFGEAVFNRLVFIKRSQALGLSLQEINDILQVRDRGELPCSEAKQHLTAKVEAISGQIAALETLKGELQGILNGWEEQPSPASLTGTICPNIQRD, from the coding sequence ATGAATATTTCTGTTGCCGAGAAACTATACAAAATTGGCTCTGTAGCTGCCTGTAGCGGTTTGTCGGTAAAAACTGTTCGCTACTACGAGGAGATGGGCTTGCTGTCTCCGGCGGTGAAGCGCTCGCCTGCTGGTTATCGGTTGTTTGGGGAAGCGGTATTCAACAGGTTGGTGTTTATTAAACGATCTCAGGCTCTGGGTTTGAGCCTTCAGGAGATTAATGATATTTTACAAGTTCGCGATCGGGGAGAGTTGCCTTGTTCTGAAGCGAAGCAGCATCTAACAGCCAAGGTAGAGGCAATTTCCGGGCAAATTGCAGCGTTAGAAACTTTGAAGGGGGAGTTGCAAGGTATTCTCAACGGCTGGGAAGAGCAACCCTCGCCCGCGAGCCTTACTGGGACGATTTGTCCGAACATTCAGCGGGATTGA
- a CDS encoding DUF3611 family protein, which produces MTDQLDNDKLPVAAQRVAFALRTVGWVCFWAQSVLAVVAAIILLFAIPLAIPSATAPGSSTSAGTGGGVFFALCGLGVLGYSVFRAWRFTRLSRELRSPANTARPKKADTIKQVQLTLMSNLSGMLLTLIGAEAISGTLLAKSLAQPQALFGAAVDLGRFIQPLDIFVVLANTHATVAHFVGIIGSLWLLDRIHKQ; this is translated from the coding sequence ATGACAGATCAGTTAGATAACGATAAGCTTCCGGTAGCCGCACAGCGAGTTGCCTTTGCCCTTCGTACAGTAGGCTGGGTGTGCTTCTGGGCGCAGTCAGTGCTGGCGGTGGTCGCGGCGATCATTTTGCTCTTTGCCATTCCCTTGGCTATTCCCAGCGCCACCGCCCCTGGGAGTTCAACCAGTGCCGGCACCGGCGGGGGCGTATTTTTTGCCCTGTGCGGGCTGGGAGTGCTCGGTTACAGCGTATTTCGTGCTTGGAGGTTCACCCGCTTGTCGAGAGAGTTGCGATCGCCCGCCAACACAGCCCGCCCCAAAAAAGCAGACACCATCAAACAAGTGCAGTTGACACTGATGAGCAACTTATCAGGAATGCTGCTGACTCTGATCGGCGCAGAAGCCATCAGCGGCACGCTGTTAGCTAAATCCCTAGCTCAGCCACAAGCTTTGTTCGGTGCCGCCGTTGATTTGGGCCGATTTATTCAGCCTTTAGACATATTTGTGGTGCTAGCCAACACTCACGCCACTGTTGCCCACTTTGTGGGGATTATTGGGAGTTTGTGGTTGCTCGATCGCATCCACAAGCAATAG
- a CDS encoding helix-turn-helix domain-containing protein, whose amino-acid sequence MALKPEAYFGVTDHATIEVSQESFRSVLGQIEAELLCSDTYTQALASLQTMLGSAASAAEILIRAVSREAVKLAFDRFGKPNKTEMQLTQENFAAAMPAATYLKEVEPSVPAPVFYWRSATLEAPPTTELETENCDRDTYIPEESKPAPQTEIEVESAAPAATVIAPAKSFPGLGFPKKQQKLTKEEAAAIAVQQREECLLELGRELRKGRQVRSLSLQQLHSQTLVPLHHIESIENGEIEKLPQDIYVRGFIRRLGDALGLDGTAMANALPKPAPSPIVPSTYLSASDSDSGEGFQMRPVHLYIGYTALMAGAIGGVGWLSQQPVVPGANAVEPQVKPAASVAPSPKSQEKAPQPGLKKSKSHGGMIMGADMAPPEVIFG is encoded by the coding sequence ATGGCACTGAAACCCGAGGCTTATTTTGGGGTGACAGATCACGCAACTATTGAAGTTTCTCAAGAAAGTTTTCGTTCTGTCCTCGGTCAAATAGAAGCTGAACTCCTGTGTAGCGACACCTACACCCAAGCTCTAGCTAGCTTGCAAACTATGTTGGGCTCCGCAGCCTCTGCTGCCGAAATTTTAATTAGAGCAGTTAGCAGAGAAGCCGTAAAGCTCGCATTTGACAGATTTGGCAAACCAAACAAAACGGAAATGCAACTCACCCAAGAGAATTTCGCTGCCGCAATGCCCGCTGCAACTTATCTTAAAGAAGTAGAGCCGTCAGTACCTGCTCCTGTTTTCTATTGGCGCAGCGCTACTTTGGAAGCGCCTCCGACAACCGAACTGGAGACTGAAAATTGCGATCGAGACACTTACATACCAGAAGAAAGCAAACCAGCGCCTCAAACAGAAATTGAAGTCGAGTCCGCTGCACCTGCTGCAACTGTTATCGCCCCCGCTAAATCCTTCCCAGGGCTTGGTTTTCCCAAGAAACAGCAAAAACTCACCAAGGAAGAAGCAGCAGCAATAGCAGTTCAACAGCGAGAAGAATGCCTGCTGGAGTTGGGTAGAGAATTACGCAAAGGGCGGCAAGTTCGATCGCTATCTCTCCAGCAACTGCACAGTCAAACTCTCGTACCGCTGCACCACATCGAATCGATCGAAAATGGGGAAATTGAGAAACTGCCCCAAGATATTTACGTTAGAGGTTTTATCCGCAGATTGGGCGACGCCTTGGGGCTAGACGGCACCGCCATGGCGAATGCTTTGCCCAAACCCGCCCCGAGTCCAATCGTTCCCAGCACGTATTTGTCTGCTTCCGACTCCGACTCAGGCGAAGGCTTTCAAATGCGTCCCGTGCATTTGTACATCGGCTACACAGCTTTGATGGCTGGGGCGATCGGGGGCGTGGGTTGGTTGTCGCAGCAACCCGTCGTACCTGGAGCGAATGCTGTAGAGCCACAGGTGAAACCAGCCGCCTCGGTTGCGCCGTCTCCAAAAAGCCAAGAAAAAGCGCCTCAACCGGGCTTGAAGAAGTCTAAGAGTCACGGGGGCATGATTATGGGGGCTGACATGGCACCTCCGGAGGTGATTTTTGGTTAG
- the speA gene encoding biosynthetic arginine decarboxylase: MSSPATAASSDIEPLSTQPQTVTSLTVSHSALVAASQVPQKSWTIEDSEKLYRIQGWGEPYFSINAAGHVTVSPKGDRGGSLDLCELVESLKQRNLALPLLIRFSDILEDRIDRLNSCFARAIARYNYKNVYRGVFPVKCNQHRQLVQDLVRFGQPHHFGLEAGSKPELMIALATLKTPGALLICNGYKDREYIETAILAQRLGKTAVIVLEQIEEVELAIAASKALGIKPILGVRAKLTTKGVGRWGGSTGDRAKFGLTIPEIIRAVTQLEKAGMLDCLQLLHFHIGSQISSISVIKDAIREASHIYVELAKLGANMNYLDVGGGLGVDYDGSKTNFHASKNYNMQNYANDVVAGVKDACDERKIPVPIIISESGRAIASHQSVLVFDVLGTSDVPREVPEPVDENAHQIPRNLYEIYQSITPENYQEVYHDAIQFKEEAVSLFNLGYLGIEERAKTEQLYWACCDKIQAIARQKDYVSEDLEDLEKVMASIYYINLSVFQSVPDSWAINQLFPIMPINRLDEEPTQRGILADLTCDSDGKIDQFIDLRDVKSVLELHTIKPGEPYYLALFLGGAYQEIMGNLHNLFGDANTVHIQLTPSGYHIEHVVKGDTMKEVLSYVQYDAESLVESIRRQTEAALQQNKITLSEAQLLLQNYERSLGKYTYLQS; this comes from the coding sequence ATGAGTTCCCCAGCCACCGCTGCTTCCTCCGATATCGAGCCGCTATCGACTCAGCCACAAACAGTCACGAGTTTGACTGTATCGCACAGTGCTTTGGTAGCCGCTTCTCAAGTACCACAAAAATCTTGGACAATAGAAGATAGCGAGAAACTGTACCGCATTCAAGGTTGGGGCGAACCCTATTTTTCGATCAATGCTGCCGGTCACGTTACCGTGTCTCCCAAGGGCGATCGCGGCGGTTCCCTGGATTTGTGCGAACTGGTAGAATCGCTCAAACAGCGAAATTTGGCTTTGCCGCTGCTGATTCGATTTTCTGATATTTTGGAAGACCGGATCGATCGCCTCAATTCCTGTTTTGCCAGAGCGATCGCTCGCTACAATTACAAAAATGTTTATCGCGGTGTTTTTCCAGTCAAATGCAACCAGCACCGACAATTAGTTCAAGATTTGGTGCGTTTCGGTCAACCCCATCACTTCGGACTGGAAGCCGGCTCTAAACCAGAATTAATGATCGCTTTAGCGACCTTAAAAACCCCAGGCGCTTTGTTGATTTGTAACGGTTACAAAGACCGCGAATACATAGAAACCGCAATTTTAGCGCAGCGGCTCGGCAAAACTGCCGTAATTGTGCTGGAGCAAATTGAGGAAGTAGAACTCGCCATCGCCGCTAGCAAAGCATTAGGAATTAAGCCGATTTTGGGAGTGCGAGCCAAACTTACTACCAAAGGCGTTGGGCGCTGGGGAGGTTCCACGGGCGATCGGGCAAAATTTGGCTTGACAATTCCTGAAATTATCCGTGCTGTCACCCAACTGGAAAAAGCTGGAATGCTGGATTGCTTGCAATTGCTGCACTTCCATATCGGCTCTCAAATTTCCTCAATTAGCGTCATCAAAGATGCCATTCGGGAAGCCAGCCACATCTATGTAGAGTTAGCTAAATTGGGAGCTAATATGAACTACTTGGACGTAGGTGGCGGGCTGGGCGTTGACTACGACGGCTCTAAAACCAACTTCCACGCTTCCAAAAACTACAATATGCAAAACTACGCAAACGACGTAGTAGCGGGAGTGAAAGATGCCTGCGACGAGCGGAAAATTCCTGTACCGATTATCATTAGCGAAAGCGGGCGGGCGATCGCTTCTCACCAATCAGTCTTAGTGTTTGACGTACTCGGGACTAGCGATGTCCCCAGAGAAGTACCAGAACCAGTAGACGAAAACGCGCACCAAATTCCGCGCAACCTTTACGAAATTTACCAATCTATTACTCCGGAAAATTACCAAGAAGTCTATCACGATGCTATCCAATTTAAGGAAGAAGCAGTGAGTTTATTTAACCTAGGCTATCTGGGAATTGAGGAACGGGCAAAAACCGAACAGTTATACTGGGCTTGCTGCGATAAAATACAGGCCATCGCGCGACAAAAAGACTATGTATCGGAAGATTTGGAAGACTTAGAAAAGGTGATGGCGTCCATTTATTACATCAACTTATCTGTTTTCCAGTCAGTACCAGACAGTTGGGCAATTAACCAATTGTTTCCAATTATGCCAATAAACCGACTTGACGAAGAACCGACTCAGCGCGGTATTTTAGCCGATCTCACCTGCGACAGCGACGGCAAAATCGACCAATTTATCGATTTACGAGATGTCAAGTCCGTTCTGGAACTGCATACAATTAAACCTGGAGAACCTTACTATTTAGCTTTGTTTTTGGGAGGTGCTTATCAAGAAATTATGGGCAACCTTCACAACTTATTCGGCGATGCAAATACAGTTCACATTCAGCTAACGCCTTCAGGCTATCATATCGAACACGTTGTGAAAGGAGACACGATGAAAGAAGTTCTCAGCTACGTTCAGTATGATGCAGAAAGTTTGGTGGAAAGCATCCGCCGCCAGACAGAAGCAGCTTTGCAGCAAAATAAAATCACTCTTTCCGAGGCCCAACTTTTACTGCAAAATTACGAGCGGAGTTTGGGCAAATATACTTATTTGCAGTCATAA
- a CDS encoding NDP-sugar synthase, with protein MKAMILAAGKGTRVRPITHTTPKPMIPILQKPVMEFLVELLRQHGFDQIMVNVSHLADVIENYFRDGQKFGVQIAYSFEGRIEDGQMIGDAVGSAGGMKRIQDFSPFFDDTFVVLCGDALIDLDLTAAVKWHREKGAIATIVMKSVPKEEVSSYGVVVTDESGKIKAFQEKPSVEEALSTDINTGIYIFEPEIFNYIPSDTEYDIGSQLFPKLVEAGAPFYGISMDFEWVDIGKVPDYWRAIQSVLLGEIKNVSIPGIEVRPGVYVGLNVAVNWDKVDITGPVYIGGMTIIEDGAKIVGPTMIGPNCWVCSGATVENSVIFEYSRLGPEVRLVDKLVFGRYCVDKTGAAIDLQAAALDWLITDARQVLPTQQGEERRAIAEILGHAE; from the coding sequence ATGAAAGCGATGATTCTGGCGGCTGGTAAAGGCACTCGCGTCCGTCCCATTACTCACACTACACCAAAACCGATGATCCCGATCCTGCAAAAGCCGGTGATGGAATTTTTGGTTGAATTGCTCCGCCAGCATGGGTTTGACCAGATTATGGTCAATGTTTCTCACCTGGCCGACGTGATTGAGAACTACTTCCGCGACGGTCAAAAGTTTGGGGTACAAATAGCCTATTCTTTTGAAGGGCGGATTGAAGACGGACAAATGATTGGAGATGCCGTGGGTTCGGCTGGCGGCATGAAACGGATTCAGGACTTTTCCCCGTTTTTTGACGATACTTTTGTGGTGCTGTGCGGCGACGCTTTGATTGACTTGGACTTGACTGCTGCTGTGAAGTGGCACCGGGAAAAAGGGGCGATCGCTACTATTGTAATGAAATCTGTTCCCAAGGAAGAAGTTTCGAGTTACGGTGTTGTAGTTACAGACGAGTCTGGCAAAATTAAAGCTTTCCAAGAAAAACCTTCTGTAGAGGAAGCTCTGAGTACCGACATCAACACTGGTATTTATATTTTTGAACCAGAAATATTCAATTACATTCCTTCTGATACGGAGTACGATATCGGTTCCCAGTTATTCCCGAAGCTAGTAGAAGCAGGCGCGCCTTTTTACGGGATTAGCATGGACTTTGAGTGGGTGGATATCGGCAAAGTTCCTGACTATTGGCGCGCAATTCAGAGCGTGCTGTTGGGAGAAATTAAAAATGTTTCCATTCCCGGAATTGAAGTGCGCCCCGGCGTTTACGTTGGTCTGAATGTAGCTGTCAACTGGGATAAAGTTGATATTACCGGCCCGGTTTATATTGGCGGGATGACGATTATTGAAGACGGAGCCAAAATTGTCGGCCCGACAATGATCGGCCCGAATTGTTGGGTGTGCAGCGGGGCGACTGTGGAAAACAGCGTGATTTTTGAGTATTCGCGTTTAGGCCCGGAAGTGCGGTTAGTTGACAAACTGGTGTTCGGACGCTACTGCGTTGATAAAACCGGGGCGGCGATCGATTTGCAAGCAGCGGCTCTCGATTGGCTGATTACTGATGCTCGCCAAGTTTTACCAACTCAGCAGGGAGAAGAGCGGCGGGCGATCGCAGAAATTCTCGGTCATGCTGAATAA
- a CDS encoding ScpA family protein, with amino-acid sequence MVVSRDQDGLETISEGIAILIDLAERGEIDPWDVKVIEVFDRCLSKLTNACDTNQSKDFSDLSHSGQAFLYASMLVLLKAESIVLSEPPPNPEADEAALEDAERSGGRHLPQHLERQLRRRGVAQLPQKRPVTLPELIEQLQLMKAAMEQTVAPRRRPTSKMRSQAAQAIFELAHQENLVETASELDRFLAQRGSEIDDGWLDLEQLLKLWHDRDLHTSVNPEPPPAAGEVHLPDRDRVGVFWALLLLSAQSKVELVQEEFYQDLKIRAI; translated from the coding sequence ATGGTTGTTTCCCGAGACCAAGATGGTTTAGAAACGATTTCTGAGGGGATCGCAATTTTAATTGACTTAGCAGAACGGGGAGAAATCGATCCTTGGGACGTTAAAGTCATTGAAGTGTTCGATCGATGTTTGAGCAAGCTGACCAACGCCTGCGATACCAATCAGAGTAAGGATTTCTCCGATTTGTCCCACTCGGGCCAAGCGTTTTTGTACGCTTCGATGCTGGTGTTGCTCAAAGCAGAAAGTATTGTCCTCTCAGAACCCCCGCCGAATCCCGAAGCTGACGAGGCGGCGCTCGAAGACGCAGAACGCTCAGGAGGGCGACATTTGCCGCAGCATCTCGAACGACAATTGCGCCGTCGCGGTGTCGCTCAACTGCCACAAAAACGCCCGGTGACTCTCCCAGAACTGATCGAACAGTTGCAGTTAATGAAAGCTGCAATGGAGCAGACTGTTGCTCCCAGACGCCGCCCGACTTCAAAAATGCGATCGCAAGCCGCCCAGGCTATCTTTGAGCTGGCTCACCAAGAAAATCTCGTGGAAACTGCTAGCGAACTCGATCGGTTTCTGGCACAACGCGGCTCTGAAATTGATGACGGTTGGCTCGACTTGGAACAACTGCTAAAACTTTGGCACGATCGCGATTTGCACACCTCTGTTAACCCAGAACCCCCGCCAGCGGCTGGAGAAGTCCACTTACCCGATCGTGACCGTGTGGGTGTTTTTTGGGCGCTGTTGCTGCTATCGGCTCAGTCTAAAGTAGAGTTGGTTCAAGAAGAGTTTTACCAAGACCTCAAAATCCGGGCGATTTGA
- a CDS encoding LapA family protein yields MRALNFFFIFLICLALVLFSIENTEQTTVQIIKGVQLKAPLCVELIVATGLGAILAWLFSLWSRMQRTITSRQELRQVRQKEQQIQELQQDIERYKAEVEGKQPLLESAELTSLETATTEVKAAEMTAN; encoded by the coding sequence ATGCGAGCGCTAAATTTCTTCTTCATCTTTCTGATTTGCTTGGCTCTAGTATTGTTCAGCATCGAAAATACAGAGCAGACCACCGTTCAAATTATTAAAGGCGTCCAACTTAAAGCTCCGCTGTGCGTAGAACTAATTGTAGCGACCGGATTGGGAGCGATTTTAGCGTGGCTGTTCAGTTTGTGGTCGAGAATGCAGCGAACTATCACCTCCCGCCAAGAACTCCGCCAAGTTCGCCAAAAAGAGCAGCAAATTCAGGAATTACAACAAGATATCGAACGCTATAAAGCAGAAGTAGAAGGAAAACAACCTTTGTTAGAAAGTGCAGAACTGACAAGTTTAGAAACAGCAACAACCGAGGTAAAAGCTGCTGAAATGACTGCTAATTAA